The Actinocatenispora sera genome has a window encoding:
- a CDS encoding CGNR zinc finger domain-containing protein produces MDGVRWTAGSAPIEAAQRAADLLIELRSGEPDLAGRLAAVLAEHGEAGVELAPVEIDDLRAAAEPVDAVFAATDTSAAADALNALFARYAGPPRLTAHGGTAWHLHVDADDDGRWGEWFATSSGLALAVLLAERQAPPGGVCAAPGCARPFVAHGAGSPRRYCSSRCATRVRVARHRSGN; encoded by the coding sequence ATGGACGGAGTTCGCTGGACGGCCGGGTCGGCGCCGATCGAGGCCGCACAACGGGCGGCGGACCTGCTGATCGAGCTGCGGTCCGGCGAACCGGATCTCGCCGGGCGGCTCGCCGCGGTGCTCGCCGAACACGGCGAGGCGGGCGTCGAGCTCGCCCCGGTCGAGATCGACGACCTGCGGGCCGCGGCCGAGCCCGTGGACGCCGTGTTCGCCGCGACCGACACCTCCGCCGCAGCCGACGCACTGAATGCCCTCTTCGCCCGGTACGCGGGGCCGCCCCGGCTGACCGCGCACGGCGGTACGGCCTGGCACCTGCACGTCGACGCGGACGATGACGGGCGCTGGGGCGAGTGGTTCGCCACCTCCTCCGGACTGGCGCTCGCGGTACTGCTGGCCGAGCGGCAGGCGCCGCCCGGCGGGGTGTGCGCCGCACCGGGATGCGCTCGCCCGTTCGTCGCGCACGGCGCGGGATCGCCCCGGCGGTACTGCTCCAGCCGGTGCGCCACCCGGGTCCGGGTCGCCCGACACCGCTCCGGCAACTGA
- a CDS encoding pyridoxal phosphate-dependent aminotransferase has product MTSTGTDPLVARMHEFGTTVFAEMSALAVRTGAINLGQGFPDTDGPAEMLAAATAAIRDGHNQYPPGPGVPELRAAIAEQQRRDWQLGYDPDGEIVVTAGATEAIAAAILGLCESGDEVVCFEPYYDSYAASIALAHAVRRPVTLRPGPDGYTFDPDELRAAFGPRTRLLLLNSPHNPTGKVFTAAELALIAQLCQEHDVYAVTDEVYEHLVFTDSAAPHIPLAGLPGMRERTIRISSAGKSFSCTGWKVGWASGPARLVSAVLRVKQFLTFVNAGPLQPAVAVALRLPGSYLTGVRDRLQAGRDLLTAGLAEAGFGVHPSSGTYFVTADIGPLGGRDGIEFCRALPDRCGVVAVPTQVFYDNQEVGRRVVRFACSKRPEVLAEAANRLRALAG; this is encoded by the coding sequence ATGACGAGCACTGGGACCGATCCGCTGGTGGCACGGATGCACGAGTTCGGTACGACCGTCTTCGCCGAGATGTCGGCGCTCGCGGTACGCACCGGCGCGATCAACCTGGGGCAGGGGTTCCCGGACACCGACGGTCCGGCGGAGATGCTCGCCGCGGCGACCGCCGCGATCCGGGACGGGCACAACCAGTACCCACCGGGGCCCGGGGTGCCCGAGTTGCGCGCCGCCATCGCCGAGCAACAACGGCGGGACTGGCAGCTCGGGTACGACCCCGATGGCGAGATCGTGGTGACCGCCGGGGCCACCGAGGCGATCGCGGCGGCGATCCTCGGCCTGTGCGAGAGCGGCGACGAGGTGGTCTGCTTCGAGCCGTACTACGACTCGTACGCGGCGTCGATCGCGCTGGCACACGCGGTGCGGCGACCGGTGACGCTGCGGCCGGGGCCGGACGGCTACACGTTCGACCCGGACGAGCTGCGTGCCGCGTTCGGGCCCCGCACGCGGTTGCTGCTGCTCAACTCCCCGCACAACCCCACCGGCAAGGTGTTCACCGCGGCCGAGCTTGCGTTGATCGCGCAGCTGTGCCAGGAGCACGACGTGTACGCAGTGACCGACGAGGTGTACGAACATCTGGTCTTCACCGACTCGGCCGCGCCGCACATCCCGCTCGCCGGGCTGCCCGGCATGCGCGAGCGCACCATCCGCATCTCGTCGGCCGGCAAGAGCTTCTCCTGCACCGGCTGGAAGGTCGGCTGGGCCAGCGGTCCGGCCCGGCTGGTCTCCGCGGTACTGCGGGTCAAGCAGTTCCTGACGTTCGTCAACGCGGGTCCGCTGCAACCCGCGGTCGCGGTCGCGCTGCGGCTGCCGGGCAGCTACCTGACCGGGGTGCGGGATCGGTTGCAGGCCGGCCGGGACCTGCTCACCGCCGGCCTTGCCGAGGCGGGGTTCGGCGTGCACCCGTCGTCCGGGACGTATTTCGTGACCGCCGACATCGGCCCGCTGGGCGGCCGGGACGGAATCGAGTTCTGCCGGGCGCTGCCGGATCGGTGCGGCGTGGTCGCGGTACCGACCCAGGTGTTCTACGACAACCAGGAGGTCGGCCGCCGGGTCGTCAGGTTCGCCTGCTCCAAGCGTCCCGAGGTACTCGCCGAAGCGGCGAACCGGTTGCGCGCGCTCGCCGGCTGA
- a CDS encoding M23 family metallopeptidase, whose amino-acid sequence MPGRPRQVIDDGRLDAAARSAPVADGSARRTARVAIDLLRRHARRPGRSIRGRWIAAVAAVAALAICGVLAAQQPARGGPAGPAPAPRAGYRWPLPGTPAVVRAFDPPPKRWLPGHRGVDLGGAAGTPVLAAGPGVVAYAGHIAGIGVISIEHAGGLRTTYQPVRPLVHAGEHVTAGERIGILDAGHPGCRRGACLHWGLRRGEQYLDPLSLLGFGRVRLLPLAPERAA is encoded by the coding sequence GTGCCGGGACGACCTCGCCAGGTCATCGACGACGGCCGGCTCGACGCCGCCGCCCGGTCCGCGCCCGTGGCGGATGGTTCGGCTCGCCGGACCGCCCGGGTCGCGATCGATCTGTTGCGCCGGCACGCTCGCCGCCCGGGCCGATCGATCCGGGGCCGATGGATCGCCGCCGTGGCGGCGGTGGCGGCGCTGGCGATCTGTGGGGTGCTGGCCGCCCAGCAACCGGCGCGCGGTGGCCCGGCCGGCCCGGCCCCGGCGCCCCGCGCCGGATACCGGTGGCCGCTGCCCGGCACCCCGGCGGTGGTGCGCGCGTTCGACCCACCCCCGAAGCGCTGGCTGCCCGGCCACCGGGGCGTGGATCTGGGCGGTGCCGCGGGCACGCCGGTGCTCGCCGCCGGACCGGGCGTCGTCGCGTACGCCGGCCACATCGCCGGGATCGGCGTGATCAGCATCGAGCACGCCGGCGGGCTCCGGACGACCTACCAACCGGTGCGGCCGCTGGTGCACGCCGGCGAGCACGTGACCGCGGGCGAGCGCATCGGCATCCTCGATGCCGGACATCCGGGGTGTCGCCGGGGCGCGTGCCTGCACTGGGGGTTGCGCCGCGGTGAGCAGTACCTGGACCCGCTGAGCCTGCTCGGCTTCGGCCGGGTCCGACTCCTGCCGCTGGCCCCCGAACGGGCAGCCTGA
- a CDS encoding aminotransferase class V-fold PLP-dependent enzyme translates to MPNDKPPEPLPGARLLFTLDPSYVHLNHGSFGAAPIPTQRAAARLREEQEADPMRFLKPPGIMERLRHTRRHLARFVGADPDGTALVPNVTAACAVVLGSVPLRSGDEILLTDHAYGAVGIEAARRCAETGATVVEAKVGLEDDDDAVVAAILAATTDRTRVAVIDQISSATAKLFPVRRLAAELHRRGVFVAVDAAHVPGMIDVDVSTLGVDAWFGNLHKWAYAPRGAGLLYVAAAHRASIRPLAASWEYDNGFPASVEFQGTQDFAGWLAAPAGLHTMTALGLDVVRDHNARLARYGQRLITEALGTPAVRAAPELAMRVVRLPPGVATTAEAASALRNRIAEQLRTHVAVTAWRRIGLLRICAQVYNGADDFEGLARALPTLLRAR, encoded by the coding sequence ATGCCCAACGACAAGCCACCCGAGCCGCTGCCGGGCGCCCGGCTGTTGTTCACCCTGGACCCGAGCTACGTGCATCTGAACCACGGCTCGTTCGGCGCTGCGCCGATCCCGACCCAGCGGGCCGCGGCCCGGCTGCGGGAGGAACAGGAAGCGGACCCGATGCGGTTTCTGAAGCCGCCCGGGATCATGGAGCGGCTCCGGCACACCCGCCGGCACCTCGCCCGGTTCGTCGGCGCCGACCCCGACGGCACCGCGCTGGTGCCGAACGTGACGGCGGCGTGCGCCGTCGTGCTCGGCTCGGTACCGCTGCGGTCGGGTGACGAGATCCTGCTCACCGACCACGCGTACGGGGCGGTCGGGATCGAGGCGGCGCGTCGGTGCGCCGAAACCGGCGCCACCGTCGTGGAGGCCAAGGTCGGGCTGGAGGACGACGACGATGCAGTGGTCGCGGCGATCCTCGCGGCCACCACGGACCGGACCCGGGTCGCTGTCATCGACCAGATCAGTTCGGCCACCGCGAAACTGTTCCCGGTGCGCAGGCTCGCCGCGGAGCTGCACCGCCGCGGCGTGTTCGTGGCCGTCGACGCGGCACACGTGCCCGGAATGATCGATGTCGACGTGTCGACGCTGGGCGTGGACGCCTGGTTCGGCAACCTGCACAAGTGGGCGTACGCACCGCGCGGGGCCGGACTGCTGTACGTCGCTGCGGCGCATCGCGCGAGCATCCGGCCGCTCGCCGCGTCGTGGGAGTACGACAACGGATTCCCCGCCAGCGTCGAGTTCCAGGGCACCCAGGACTTCGCGGGGTGGCTTGCGGCCCCGGCCGGCCTGCACACGATGACCGCGCTGGGCCTGGACGTCGTGCGAGACCACAACGCCCGGCTCGCCCGGTACGGCCAGCGCCTGATCACCGAGGCGCTGGGCACGCCGGCGGTCCGCGCGGCACCGGAGCTGGCCATGCGGGTCGTCCGGCTGCCACCCGGCGTCGCCACCACGGCCGAGGCGGCGAGCGCGCTGCGCAACCGGATCGCCGAGCAGCTGCGTACCCACGTCGCGGTGACCGCGTGGCGTCGCATCGGCCTGCTGCGTATCTGCGCGCAGGTCTACAACGGCGCCGACGACTTCGAGGGGCTGGCGCGCGCCCTACCCACCCTGCTCCGAGCCCGATAG